In one Phaenicophaeus curvirostris isolate KB17595 chromosome 19, BPBGC_Pcur_1.0, whole genome shotgun sequence genomic region, the following are encoded:
- the LOC138728778 gene encoding myosin heavy chain, skeletal muscle, adult-like, producing the protein MSSDSEMAIFGEAAPYLRKSEKERIEAQNRPFDAKTSVFVVHAKESFVKGTVQSKESGKVTVKTEGGETLTVKEDQIFSMNPPKYDKIEDMAMMTHLHEPAVLYNLKERYAAWMIYTYSGLFCVTVNPYKWLPVYNPEVVLAYRGKKRQEAPPHIFSISDNAYQFMLTDRENQSILITGESGAGKTVNTKRVIQYFATIAASGDKKKEEQQTGKMQGTLEDQIISANPLLEAFGNAKTVRNDNSSRFGKFIRIHFGATGKLASADIETYLLEKSRVTFQLKAERSYHIFYQIMSNKKPELIDMLLITTNPYDYHFVSQGEITVPSINDQEELMATDSAIDILGFTPDEKTAIYKLTGAVMHYGNLKFKQKQREEQAEPDGTEVADKAAYLMGLNSADLLKALCYPRVKVGNEYVTKGQTVQQVNNSVGALAKAVYEKMFLWMVVRINQQLDTKQPRQYFIGVLDIAGFEIFDFNSLEQLCINFTNEKLQQFFNHHMFVLEQEEYKKEGIEWTFIDFGMDLAACIELIEKPMGIFSILEEECMFPKATDTSFKNKLYDQHLGKSSNFQKPKPAKGKAEAHFSLVHYAGTVDYNITGWLEKNKDPLNETVIGLYQKSSVKTLALLFASYGGADAEAGGGGGGKKGGKKKGSSFQTVSALFRENLNKLMTNLRSTHPHFVRCIIPNETKTPGAMEHELVLHQLRCNGVLEGIRICRKGFPSRVLYADFKQRYKVLNASAIPEGQFIDSKKASEKLLGSIDVDHTQYKFGHTKVFFKAGLLGLLEEMRDEKLAQLITRTQARCRGFLMRVEYQRMVERRESIFCIQYNIRAFMNVKHWPWMKLFFKIKPLLKSAESEKEMANMKEEFEKTKEELAKSEAKRKELEEKMVKLVQEKNDLQLQVQAEADALADAEERCDQLIKTKIQLEAKVKEITERAEDEEEINAELTAKKRKLEDECSELKKDIDDLELTLAKVEKEKHATENKVKNLTEEMAALDETIAKLTKEKKALQEAHQQTLDDLQAEEDKVNTLTKAKTKLEQQVDDLEGSLEQEKKLRMDLERAKRKLEGDLKLAHDSIMDLENDKQQLDEKLKKKDFEISQIQSKIEDEQALGMQLQKKIKELQARIEELEEEIEAERTSRAKAEKHRADLSRELEEISERLEEAGGATAAQIEMNKKREAEFQKMRRDLEEATLQHEATAAALRKKHADSTAELGEQIDNLQRVKQKLEKEKSELKMEIDDLASNMESVSKAKANLEKMCRTLEDQLSEIKTKEEEHQRMINDLNAQRARLQTEAGEYSRQVEEKDALISQLSRGKQAFTQQIEELKRHLEEEIKAKNALAHALQSARHDCDLLREQYEEEQEAKGELQRALSKANSEVAQWRTKYETDAIQRTEELEEAKKKLAQRLQDAEEHVEAVNAKCASLEKTKQRLQNEVEDLMIDVERSNAACAALDKKQKNFDKILAEWKQKYEETQAELEASQKESRSLSTELFKMKNAYEESLDHLETLKRENKNLQQEISDLTEQIAEGGKAIHELEKIKKQIEQEKSEIQAALEEAEASLEHEEGKILRLQLELNQVKSEIDRKIAEKDEEIDQMKRNHLRIVESMQSTLDAEIRSRNEALRLKKKMEGDLNEMEIQLSHANRLAAEAQKNLRNTQAVLKDTQIHLDDALRTQEDLKEQVAMVERRANLLQAEIEELRAALEQTERSRKVAEQELMDASERVQLLHTQNTSLINTKKKLETDIAQIQGEMEDTIQEARNAEEKAKKAITDAAMMAEELKKEQDTSAHLERMKKNLDQTVKDLQLRLDEAEQLALKGGKKQIQKLEARVRELEGEVDAEQKRSAEAVKGVRKYERRVKELTYQSEEDRKNILRLQDLVDKLQMKVKSYKRQAEEAEELSNVNLSKFRKIQHELEEAEERADIAESQVNKLRVKSREFHSKKIGEEE; encoded by the exons ATGTCGTCCGACTCCGAGATGGCGATCTTTGGGGAGGCAGCTCCTTACCTCCGAAAGTCAGAAAAGGAGAGAATCGAGGCCCAGAACAGGCCTTTTGATGCCAAGACTTCAGTCTTTGTGGTACATGCAAAGGAATCCTTCGTGAAGGGGACAGTCCAGAGCAAAGAATCAGGGAAGGTCACTGTCAAGACTGAGGGTGGAGAG ACCCTGACTGTGAAGGAAGATCAAATCTTCTCCATGAACCCTCCCAAGTACGATAAAATCGAGGACATGGCCATGATGACCCACCTCCACGAACCCGCTGTGCTGTACAACCTCAAAGAGCGTTACGCAGCCTGGATGATCTAC ACCTACTCGGGTCTCTTCTGCGTCACTGTCAACCCCTACAAGTGGCTGCCGGTGTACAACCCGGAGGTGGTGTTGGCCTACCGAGGCAAGAAGCGCCAGGAGGCCCCTCCACacatcttctccatctctgaCAATGCCTATCAGTTCATGCTCACTG ATCGTGAGAACCAGTCGATCCTGATCAC CGGAGAATCTGGTGCTGGAAAGACTGTGAACACAAAGCGTGTCATCCAGTACTTTGCAACAATTGCAGCGAGTGGGgacaagaaaaaggaagagcagCAGACAGGCAAAATGCAG GGAACGCTTGAGGATCAAATCATCAGCGCCAACCCTCTGCTGGAGGCCTTTGGAAATGCCAAGACCGTGAGGAACGACAACTCCTCACGCTTT GGCAAATTCATCAGAATTCACTTCGGTGCCACAGGCAAACTGGCTTCTGCAGATATTGAAACAT ATCTGCTGGAGAAGTCCAGAGTCACTTTCCAGCTCAAAGCGGAAAGGAGCTACCACATATTTTATCAGATCATGTCCAACAAGAAGCCGGAGCTAATTG ACATGCTTCTCATCACCACCAACCCATATGACTACCACTTTGTGAGTCAAGGGGAGATCACTGTTCCCAGCATTAATGACCAGGAGGAGCTGATGGCTACAGAT AGTGCCATTGACATCCTGGGCTTCACTCCTGATGAGAAGACAGCCATCTACAAGCTGACAGGGGCTGTCATGCACTATGGGAACCTCAAGTTCAAGCAGAAGCAACGcgaggagcaggcagagccgGACGGCACAGAAG TTGCTGACAAGGCTGCCTACCTGATGGGTCTGAACTCAGCAGATCTGCTCAAAGCCCTCTGCTACCCCCGAGTCAAAGTGGGGAATGAATATGTGACCAAGGGTCAAACCGTGCAGCAG GTGAACAATTCAGTGGGGGCTCTGGCAAAGGCTGTCTATGAGAAGATGTTCTTGTGGATGGTTGTTCGCATCAACCAACAGCTGGATACCAAGCAGCCCAGACAGTACTTTATTGGTGTCCTGGACATCGCTGGCTTTGAGATCTTTGAT TTCAACagcctggagcagctctgcatcaACTTCACCAATGAGAAACTGCAACAGTTCTTCAACCACCACATGTtcgtgctggagcaggaggagtaCAAGAAGGAAGGAATTGAATGGACATTCATTGACTTTGGGATGGACCTTGCTGCCTGCATTGAGCTCATTGAGAAG cccATGGGCATCTTCTCCATCCTGGAAGAGGAGTGCATGTTCCCCAAGGCAACTGACACCTCTTTCAAGAACAAGCTCTATGACCAGCACCTGGGCAAGTCCAGCAACTTCCAAAAGCCCAAACCTGCCAAAGGCAAGGCTGAGGCTCACTTCTCGCTGGTGCACTACGCTGGCACGGTGGACTACAACATCACTGGCTGGCTGGAGAAGAACAAGGACCCCCTGAATGAAACTGTCATTGGGTTGTACCAGAAATCATCTGTGAAGACACTGGCTTTACTCTTTGCCTCCTATGGTGGAGCAGATGCAG aggctggtggaggtggtggtggcaAGAAGGGTGGCAAGAAGAAGGGTTCTTCTTTCCAGACTGTCTCAGCTCTTTTCAGG GAGAACTTGAACAAGCTGATGACCAACCTACGCAGCACTCACCCCCATTTTGTCCGTTGCATCATCCccaatgaaacaaaaacacCTG GTGCCATGGAGCATGAACTGGTGCTTCACCAGCTGCGCTGTAATGGCGTGCTGGAAGGGATCCGAATTTGCAGGAAAGGATTCCCCAGCAGAGTTCTCTATGCCGACTTCAAGCAGAG GTACAAGGTGCTTAATGCCAGTGCCATCCCAGAGGGACAGTTCATCGACAGCAAGAAAGCTTCTGAGAAGCTTCTTGGATCCATCGATGTGGATCACACCCAGTACAAATTTGGCCACACCAAG GTGTTCTTCaaagctgggctgctgggtctcctggaggagatgagagatgagaagCTGGCACAGCTCATCACCCGCACTCAGGCCAGGTGCAGGGGCTTCCTGATGAGAGTGGAGTACCAGAGAATGGTGGAGAGGAG GGAGTCCATCTTCTGCATCCAGTACAACATTCGTGCATTCATGAATGTGAAGCACTGGCCCTGGATGAAGCTGTTCTTCAAGATCAAGCCCTTGCTGAAGAGCGCAGAATCTGAGAAGGAGATGGCCAACATGAAGGAAGAGTTTGAGAAAACCAAGGAAGAGCTTGCCAAGTCTGAGGcaaagaggaaggagctggaggagaaaatgGTGAAACTGGTTCAGGAGAAAAATGACCTGCAGCTCCAAGTGCAGGCT gaagctgatgctttGGCTGATGCTGAGGAAAGGTGTGACCAGCTcatcaaaaccaaaatccaaCTGGAGGCCAAAGTTAAAGAGATAACAGAAAGggcagaggatgaggaggaaatCAATGCTGAGCTGACAGccaagaaaaggaaactggAGGATGAATGTTCAGAGCTGAAGAAAGATATCGATGACCTTGAGTTAACACTGGCCaaggttgagaaggaaaaacatgcCACAGAAAACAAG GTGAAAAACCTCACCGAGGAGATGGCAGCCCTGGATGAGACCATTGCCAAGCtgacaaaagagaagaaagcccTCCAAGAGGCCCATCAGCAGACACTGGACGACCTGCAGGCAGAAGAGGACAAAGTCAATACTCTGACCAAAGCTAAGACCAAGCTGGAGCAGCAAGTGGACGAT CTGGAAGGGTccctggagcaggagaagaaacTGCGCATGGACCTGGAGAGAGCTAAGAGGAAACTCGAAGGAGACCTGAAGCTGGCTCATGACAGCATAATGGATTTGGAAAATGATAAGCAGCAGCTGGATGAGAAACTGAAGAA GAAAGACTTTGAAATCAGCCAGATCCAGAGCAAAATTGAGGATGAGCAAGCCCTGGGCATGCAGTTACAGAAGAAGATCAAGGAGCTCCAG GCTCGGATTGAGGAACTGGAGGAGGAAATTGAGGCAGAGAGAACTTCTCGGGCAAAAGCAGAGAAGCATCGGGCTGACCTCTcgcgggagctggaggagatcaGCGAGCGCCTGGAAGAAGCAGGAGGGGCTACAGCAGCTCAGATTGAGATGAACAAGAAACGTGAGGCAGAATTTCAGAAGATGCGTCGTGACCTCGAAGAGGCGACGCTGCAGCACGAAGCCACGGCTGCCGCCCTGCGCAAGAAGCACGCAGACAGCACAGCTGAGCTTGGGGAGCAGATCGACAACCTGCAACGAGTGaagcagaagctggagaaggagaagagtgaGCTGAAGATGGAGATTGACGACCTGGCCAGTAACATGGAGTCTGTCTCCAAAGCCAAG GCAAATCTGGAGAAGATGTGTCGCACACTGGAAGACCAGCTGAGTGAGATTAAGACAAAGGAAGAAGAGCATCAACGCATGATCAATGACCTCAATGCTCAAAGAGCTCGTCTACAGACAGAAGCAG GTGAATATTCACGccaggtggaggagaaggatgctCTGATTTCTCAGCTGTCAAGAGGCAAGCAGGCATTCACCCAACAGATTGAGGAACTGAAGAGGCACTTAGAGGAAGAGATAAAG GCCAAGAACGCGCTGGCCCACGCCTTGCAGTCTGCTCGCCATGACTGTGACTTGCTCCGCGAACAAtatgaggaggagcaggaagccAAGGGGGAGCTGCAGCGAGCCCTGTCCAAGGCCAACAGCGAAGTGGCCCAGTGGAGAACCAAATATGAGACGGATGCTATTCAGCGCacggaggagctggaggaggccaA GAAGAAGCTGGCTCAGCGCCTGCAGGATGCAGAGGAACACGTTGAAGCTGTCAATGCCAAATGTGCCTCCctggaaaagacaaagcagaggCTGCAGAATGAAGTGGAGGACCTGATGATCGATGTGGAGCGATCAAATGCTGCCTGCGCAGCTCTGGATAAGAAGCAGAAGAACTTTGACAAG ATTCTGGCAGAGTGGAAGCAGAAGTATGAGGAAACACAGGCTGAGCTGGAAGCCTCCCAGAAGGAGTCTCGCTCTCTCAGCACGGAGCTGTTTAAGATGAAGAATGCCTATGAGGAGTCCTTGGACCACCTGGAAACACTGAAGCGTGAGAACAAGAACTTGCAGC AGGAGATTTCTGACCTCACGGAGCAGATTGCAGAGGGAGGAAAGGCAATTCATGAGCTGGAGAAAATCAAGAAGCAGATTGAGCAGGAGAAATCTGAAATCCAGGCTGCTCTGGAGGAAGCTGAG GCCTCCCTAGAACATGAAGAGGGGAAGATCCTGCGTCTCCAGCTTGAGCTCAACCAAGTGAAGTCAGAGATTGACAGGAAGATAGCAGAGAAAGATGAGGAGATCGACCAGATGAAGAGAAACCACCTCAGAATTGTGGAGTCCATGCAGAGCACCCTGGACGCTGAGATCAGAAGCAGGAATGAAGCCCTGAGGCTGAAGAAGAAGATGGAAGGAGACCTGAATGAAATGGAGATCCAGCTGAGCCATGCCAACCGCTTGGCTGCAGAGGCACAGAAGAACCTGAGAAACACACAGGCAGTGCTCAAG GATACTCAGATCCACTTGGACGATGCTCTGAGGACACAAGAGGACCTGAAGGAGCAGGTGGCCATGGTGGAGCGCAGAGCAAACCTGCTGCAGGCTGAAATTGAGGAGCTACGGGCAGCCCTGGAGCAGACAGAGCGCTCAAGGAAAGTGGCTGAGCAGGAACTGATGGATGCCAGTGAGAGAGTTCAGCTCCTCCACACTCAG AACACCAGCTTGATCAACACCAAGAAGAAGCTGGAAACAGACATTGCCCAAATTCAGGGTGAAATGGAGGACACAATCCAGGAAGCCCGCAACGCTGAAGAGAAGGCCAAGAAGGCCATCACAGAT GCAGCCATGATGgcagaagagctgaagaaggagcaggacaccAGCGCCCACCTggagaggatgaagaagaaCCTCGACCAAACGGTGAAGGACCTGCAGCTTCGTCTGGATGAGGCTGAGCAGTTGGCTCTGAAAGGAGGCAAGAAGCAAATCCAGAAACTGGAGGCCAGA GTGCGGGAGCTGGAAGGGGAGGTTGATGCTGAGCAGAAGCGCAGCGCTGAAGCCGTGAAGGGTGTGCGCAAGTACGAGAGGAGGGTGAAGGAGCTGACCTACCAG TCTGAGGAAGACCGGAAGAATATTCTCAGGCTGCAGGATCTTGTGGACAAGCTGCAAATGAAGGTGAAATCCTACAAGAGACAAGCTGAGGAAGCT gAGGAGCTTTCCAATGTCAACCTCTCCAAGTTCCGCAAGATCCAGCATGAGCTGGAGGAAGCCGAGGAGCGCGCTGACATTGCAGAGTCGCAGGTCAACAAGCTCCGGGTGAAAAGCCGGGAGTTTCACAGCAAGAAGATAGGAGAGGAAGAATGA